Proteins encoded within one genomic window of Thiothrix litoralis:
- a CDS encoding Uma2 family endonuclease, whose protein sequence is MLAIKNTSENTAYITEQDYLEGEKIAEVRHEYVDGVVYAMAGTSLRHNDIAINITSLLRPLTRGTPCKVNASDVKVRAQRSKVFFSDVKVRVSKYKTYYYPDVVVSCSADDEVDEYYLEKPCFIVEVASDSTIRKDYMEKSLAYQSIASLQAYLVVAQDKVQVDMLVRLEDGSWGVRQFDPHYGLLESDHADKR, encoded by the coding sequence ATGCTGGCAATAAAAAACACGTCCGAAAATACTGCGTACATCACCGAACAGGATTATCTGGAGGGTGAGAAAATCGCGGAAGTACGCCATGAATACGTGGATGGCGTAGTGTATGCGATGGCGGGTACTTCGCTACGGCATAACGATATTGCCATTAATATCACCTCACTGTTGCGCCCGCTCACGCGCGGCACACCTTGCAAGGTTAATGCCTCTGATGTCAAAGTCCGCGCCCAACGTTCTAAGGTGTTTTTCTCCGACGTAAAGGTGCGGGTGTCGAAGTACAAAACCTATTATTACCCTGATGTGGTGGTGAGTTGCTCGGCAGACGATGAGGTTGATGAATACTATTTGGAAAAACCGTGTTTTATTGTTGAAGTTGCCTCTGACTCGACTATCCGTAAAGACTATATGGAAAAGTCCTTGGCATATCAGAGTATTGCCTCCTTACAAGCTTATTTGGTTGTGGCGCAGGACAAAGTGCAAGTGGATATGCTGGTGCGCTTGGAGGATGGTAGCTGGGGGGTGCGGCAGTTTGATCCACATTACGGGTTACTAGAATCAGACCATGCTGATAAGCGGTAG
- the queC gene encoding 7-cyano-7-deazaguanine synthase QueC: protein MNKAVILLSGGLDSTTVLAIAKAQGYEPYALSFRYGQRHSVELESAQRVAQAMQVKEHVIADINLRAFGGSALTADIDVPKGRDTATMETSIPVTYVPARNTIFLSFALGWAEVLEAQHIFLGINALDYSGYPDCRPAFIAAFETMANLATKTGVEGNKLSIHSPLIQMSKADIIRKGLELGVDYSLTSSCYDPAADGKPCGQCDSCQLRAKGFAEAGIADPLLRHYDQA, encoded by the coding sequence ATGAACAAAGCAGTCATCCTTCTCAGTGGCGGACTCGATTCCACCACCGTCCTCGCCATTGCCAAAGCACAAGGCTATGAACCTTACGCGCTCTCATTCCGTTACGGGCAGCGCCACAGCGTCGAACTCGAATCCGCGCAACGGGTAGCGCAAGCCATGCAGGTCAAGGAACATGTCATCGCCGACATCAACCTTCGCGCTTTCGGCGGCTCAGCCCTCACTGCCGACATCGACGTACCCAAAGGCCGCGATACCGCCACGATGGAAACCAGCATTCCCGTCACCTACGTACCTGCCCGCAACACCATTTTCCTCTCGTTCGCGCTGGGCTGGGCAGAAGTGCTGGAAGCGCAACACATCTTCCTCGGCATCAACGCGCTCGACTATTCCGGCTACCCCGACTGCCGCCCGGCATTCATCGCCGCGTTTGAAACCATGGCCAACCTCGCCACCAAAACCGGCGTCGAAGGCAATAAACTCAGCATCCATTCCCCGCTGATCCAGATGAGCAAAGCCGACATCATCCGCAAGGGTCTGGAACTGGGTGTAGACTATAGCCTCACCAGCAGTTGCTATGACCCCGCTGCTGACGGCAAACCGTGCGGGCAATGCGACTCCTGCCAGCTTCGCGCCAAAGGCTTTGCGGAAGCTGGCATTGCTGATCCGTTATTGCGGCACTATGATCAAGCCTAA
- a CDS encoding AAA family ATPase — MITFPYGNSDFHAIRTDGHLYLDRTQHIPALEAAGKQLVFLRPRRFGKSLLLSTLANYYDISRTAIYLTPKFNGLCGVTSTELTELVTTITAACQQPNDSTATTLETLRVFYNGYRFCSDIAQPKVYNPTLCFYYLRHYQEYCVAPDQILDGNLAMDANKIRYIANLPQGKAVIADILDVSCPMDSETALERRYSDLTLIVRPNMRQYALLDIVMEFKYLSLTDLNLTGEQVRAQSREESRTIPAVQSALQVASEQLRHYPQVLADKYHEPQRLRCLAVVALGFDRLVWEILS, encoded by the coding sequence ATGATTACTTTCCCCTACGGCAACAGTGATTTTCACGCCATTCGCACCGACGGGCACTTATACCTCGACCGCACTCAGCACATTCCCGCGCTGGAAGCAGCAGGCAAACAACTGGTGTTCCTGCGCCCGCGCCGTTTTGGGAAGTCGCTGTTGTTATCCACTCTGGCGAATTACTATGACATAAGCCGTACTGCTATTTACCTCACCCCTAAATTCAACGGCTTATGTGGGGTTACGAGCACGGAATTAACGGAACTGGTCACAACAATCACCGCAGCCTGTCAACAACCCAATGACAGCACAGCCACCACGCTGGAAACATTACGGGTGTTTTACAATGGCTACCGTTTTTGCAGCGACATCGCACAGCCCAAGGTTTACAACCCGACCTTATGCTTTTACTACTTGCGCCATTATCAGGAATATTGCGTTGCACCCGACCAAATCCTCGACGGCAATCTGGCGATGGATGCCAACAAAATCCGTTACATCGCCAATTTGCCACAGGGTAAGGCAGTCATTGCTGACATCCTCGATGTGTCATGTCCCATGGATTCAGAAACCGCGCTGGAACGGCGTTATAGCGACCTGACCCTGATCGTGCGCCCGAACATGCGCCAGTACGCGCTACTGGATATAGTGATGGAATTCAAATACCTGTCGCTGACTGACCTCAATCTGACAGGCGAGCAAGTCCGGGCGCAAAGCCGGGAGGAATCCCGCACTATTCCAGCGGTACAATCGGCTTTACAGGTAGCAAGCGAGCAATTACGGCATTACCCGCAAGTACTAGCCGACAAATACCACGAACCGCAGCGGTTGCGCTGTTTGGCTGTGGTCGCATTAGGGTTTGATCGGTTGGTATGGGAGATATTGTCATGA